In one Saccharibacillus brassicae genomic region, the following are encoded:
- a CDS encoding DHA2 family efflux MFS transporter permease subunit: protein MKTTMNNRTAVQDIQTLKKGPILVALLIGAFVALLNQTLLNVALPTMAIDLGVETTVIQWLSTGFMLVNGVMVPVTAYLMARFTSRNLFITAMSLFTAGTLLCAFSESFGLLLAGRMVQAAGAGILMPLMTFTILTIFPIEKRGSAMGLVGVAMIFAPAIGPTLSGWMVEHYDWHYLFYLILPFGVISIILGILFMRNVTETSRPKLDMLAVVLSTIGFGGILYGFSQAGSQGWESAEVLWTLAIGAASLLWFVIRQLRSEKPILEMRVFKYDVFTLTTIINVIATMALFSGMILLPLYLQNVRGFTPVESGLMLLPGAILMGIMSPITGYIFDKIGARWLAVAGLAIMTITTYQFSQLSIDTTYRHLIIVYTVRMFGMSLMMMPIQTAGLNQLPARLNGHGTAMSNTLRTIAGALGTALLVSIMSNKAAEVGKQLVVSMGINPQDAAQMATVTREATVQGINHSFVVATWMTAAAFVLAFFIKRVIVERQGVPAAKKVPTTPAENAKA from the coding sequence ATGAAAACCACCATGAATAACCGAACCGCTGTACAAGATATTCAGACCCTGAAAAAGGGACCGATCCTCGTCGCTCTGCTGATCGGCGCTTTCGTGGCGCTGCTGAACCAAACGCTGCTCAACGTGGCGCTGCCGACCATGGCAATCGACCTCGGCGTCGAGACGACCGTCATTCAATGGCTGAGCACGGGCTTCATGCTCGTCAACGGCGTCATGGTTCCGGTCACCGCTTACCTGATGGCCCGTTTCACGTCGCGTAACCTGTTTATTACCGCGATGAGTTTGTTCACCGCCGGCACGCTGCTGTGTGCGTTCAGCGAATCGTTCGGTCTGCTGCTCGCGGGCCGTATGGTCCAGGCTGCCGGAGCCGGCATCCTGATGCCGCTGATGACGTTCACGATCCTTACCATTTTCCCAATCGAAAAACGCGGTTCCGCCATGGGCCTCGTCGGCGTGGCCATGATCTTCGCTCCGGCGATCGGACCTACGCTGTCCGGCTGGATGGTCGAGCATTACGACTGGCATTACCTGTTCTACCTGATTCTGCCGTTCGGCGTGATCTCGATCATCCTCGGCATCCTGTTCATGCGCAACGTCACCGAGACGTCGCGGCCGAAGCTTGATATGCTCGCCGTCGTCCTGTCGACGATCGGATTCGGCGGCATTCTGTACGGCTTCAGCCAAGCGGGTTCGCAAGGCTGGGAATCGGCGGAAGTGCTGTGGACGCTTGCGATCGGCGCGGCTTCGCTGCTCTGGTTCGTTATTCGCCAGCTCAGAAGCGAGAAGCCGATTCTGGAAATGCGCGTATTCAAATACGACGTATTCACACTCACAACGATTATTAACGTCATCGCTACGATGGCGCTGTTCTCCGGCATGATCCTGCTTCCGCTGTATTTGCAAAACGTCCGCGGCTTCACGCCGGTCGAATCCGGTCTCATGCTGCTGCCGGGCGCGATCCTGATGGGCATCATGTCGCCGATCACCGGTTATATTTTCGATAAAATCGGCGCGCGTTGGCTCGCCGTCGCAGGTCTTGCGATCATGACCATCACGACGTACCAGTTCAGCCAGCTTAGTATCGATACGACGTATCGCCATCTGATCATCGTGTACACGGTGCGGATGTTCGGCATGTCGCTCATGATGATGCCGATCCAGACCGCCGGTCTGAACCAGCTGCCGGCCCGTCTGAACGGCCACGGCACGGCGATGTCCAACACGCTGCGCACGATTGCCGGCGCGCTCGGCACGGCGCTGCTCGTCTCGATCATGTCCAACAAAGCGGCCGAAGTCGGCAAGCAGTTGGTCGTCAGCATGGGCATCAACCCGCAGGATGCGGCGCAAATGGCGACCGTCACGCGCGAAGCGACCGTGCAGGGCATCAACCATTCGTTCGTCGTCGCCACGTGGATGACGGCTGCGGCGTTCGTACTCGCTTTCTTCATCAAACGCGTCATCGTGGAACGCCAGGGCGTACCGGCCGCGAAAAAAGTACCGACCACGCCTGCGGAAAACGCAAAAGCGTAA
- a CDS encoding MarR family winged helix-turn-helix transcriptional regulator, with amino-acid sequence MNTNTEIELHEIVDSFREVKQLFFQLMSEMSCRFGVTGIQLMTLKALRDRPEIGLGELAEHMRLVSSTVSGVIDRLVKAELVSRERPNHNRRSIVLKLSPKGMQVLEEADAAYRKYLSGLNDLDPEEVRAMLGVHRKIIKKLEEVRDENHHE; translated from the coding sequence GTGAACACCAATACGGAGATTGAACTGCATGAAATTGTCGATTCTTTCCGGGAAGTGAAGCAGCTCTTTTTTCAACTGATGTCGGAAATGTCGTGCCGGTTCGGCGTGACGGGCATTCAGCTGATGACGCTCAAAGCGCTACGGGACCGACCGGAGATCGGGCTCGGCGAACTGGCGGAGCATATGCGGCTGGTCAGCAGCACGGTCAGCGGCGTCATCGACCGGCTGGTCAAGGCCGAGCTCGTCAGCCGGGAACGTCCGAACCACAACAGGCGCTCGATCGTGCTGAAGCTGTCGCCCAAAGGGATGCAGGTTCTGGAAGAAGCGGACGCCGCCTACCGCAAGTATTTGTCGGGGTTGAACGATCTCGATCCCGAAGAAGTCCGGGCCATGCTCGGCGTGCACCGCAAGATCATCAAAAAATTAGAAGAAGTGAGAGATGAAAACCACCATGAATAA
- the dnaJ gene encoding molecular chaperone DnaJ, whose protein sequence is MADKRDYYEVLGIEKGAGDQDIKSAYRKLARKYHPDVNKADDAETKFKEVKEAYDVLSDGQKRARYDQYGHDDPSQGFGGGGGDFGGGGFSDIFDMFFGGGGGGRSRNPNAPQRGNDLQYTMTMEFKEAVFGKELDITIPRTESCDTCHGSGAKPGTQPEVCTICHGSGQEEVVQNTPFGRMVNRRACSNCSGTGKIIKDKCSTCSGSGHVKKQRKVHIRVPAGVDDGAQLRMTGEGDGGLRGGPAGDLYIVIRVKPDEFFDREGDDIYCEVPLTFTQAALGDEIEIPTLTEKVKLKIPSGTQTGTYFRLKGKGVPRLRGTGQGDQHVKVVIVTPSKLTEEQKDLLRQFSGLSGENTHEQEQSFFDKMKRAFRGD, encoded by the coding sequence ATGGCGGACAAGCGCGATTACTACGAGGTGCTCGGCATCGAAAAAGGCGCGGGCGATCAGGACATCAAGTCGGCTTACCGCAAGCTGGCGCGCAAATATCATCCGGACGTCAACAAAGCGGATGATGCCGAGACGAAGTTCAAGGAAGTCAAGGAAGCGTACGATGTATTGAGCGACGGCCAGAAGCGGGCCCGTTACGACCAGTACGGCCACGACGATCCGAGCCAGGGCTTCGGCGGGGGCGGCGGCGATTTCGGCGGCGGCGGATTCAGCGACATCTTCGACATGTTCTTCGGCGGCGGAGGCGGCGGAAGATCCCGCAACCCGAACGCGCCGCAGCGGGGCAACGACCTGCAGTACACGATGACGATGGAGTTCAAGGAAGCGGTGTTCGGCAAAGAGCTGGATATCACGATTCCGCGCACCGAGAGCTGCGACACGTGTCACGGCAGCGGCGCCAAGCCGGGCACGCAGCCGGAAGTCTGTACCATCTGCCACGGCAGCGGGCAGGAAGAAGTCGTGCAGAACACGCCTTTCGGCCGCATGGTCAACCGCAGAGCCTGCTCGAACTGCAGCGGCACCGGCAAGATCATCAAAGACAAATGCTCCACGTGCAGCGGCAGCGGCCATGTGAAAAAGCAGCGTAAAGTGCATATCCGCGTTCCGGCGGGCGTGGACGACGGCGCTCAACTGCGCATGACCGGCGAAGGCGACGGCGGCCTGCGCGGCGGCCCGGCCGGCGACCTGTATATCGTCATCCGCGTCAAACCGGACGAGTTCTTCGATCGCGAAGGCGACGACATCTACTGCGAAGTGCCGTTGACGTTCACCCAGGCCGCTCTCGGCGACGAGATCGAAATTCCTACGCTGACCGAAAAGGTCAAGCTGAAGATTCCGTCCGGCACCCAGACCGGCACGTACTTCCGCCTCAAAGGCAAAGGCGTTCCGCGCCTGCGCGGCACCGGGCAGGGCGATCAGCACGTCAAAGTGGTCATCGTGACCCCAAGCAAGCTGACCGAAGAGCAAAAAGACCTGCTGCGCCAGTTCTCCGGCTTGAGCGGCGAAAACACGCACGAGCAGGAGCAGTCTTTCTTCGACAAAATGAAGCGCGCTTTCCGCGGCGACTGA
- the dnaK gene encoding molecular chaperone DnaK translates to MSRVIGIDLGTTNSCVAVMEGGEAVVIPNPEGARTTPSVVGFKKDGERIVGETAKRQAITNPDRTIASIKRHMGTNHKETIEGKDYTSQEISAMILQKLKSDAEAYLGQTVTQAVITVPAYFNDAQRQATKDAGKIAGLEVLRIVNEPTAAALAYGLEKSEDQTILVYDLGGGTFDVSILELGDGFFEVKATSGDNHLGGDDFDQVIIDYLVAEFKKEQGVDLSKDKAAVQRLKDAAEKAKKELSGVMTTTISLPFITMVDGVPQHLELNLTRAKFEEISATLVERTLAPTRQALKDSGLSSNEIDKIVLVGGSTRIPAVQEAIKKLTGKDPHKGVNPDEVVALGAAVQAGVLTGEVKDVVLLDVTPLSLGIETAGGVFTKMIDRNTTIPTSKSQVYSTYADNQPSVEIHVLQGEREMAAGNKTLGRFTLGDIPLAPRGVPQIEVTFDIDANGIVNVSATDKGTNKSQKITITSSSGLSDAEVEQMMKDAELHAEEDKKRKELVETKNNADQLLYQVDKTIKDLGDKVDAAEIEKANAAKEKVQKALEGDNVDEIKSATEELTEIVQQLSVKLYEQANAEGAQAGGEPEGGASSQNRDNVVDADYEVVDEDKKD, encoded by the coding sequence GTGAGTAGAGTAATCGGGATTGACCTTGGTACAACGAACTCCTGTGTGGCTGTTATGGAAGGCGGCGAAGCCGTCGTTATCCCTAACCCGGAAGGCGCACGTACGACCCCTTCGGTCGTAGGCTTCAAAAAAGACGGCGAGCGCATCGTCGGCGAAACGGCGAAACGCCAGGCGATCACGAACCCGGACCGCACGATCGCTTCGATCAAGCGCCATATGGGCACGAACCACAAAGAAACGATCGAAGGCAAAGACTACACGTCGCAAGAAATTTCGGCCATGATCTTGCAGAAGCTGAAATCCGATGCCGAAGCTTACCTCGGCCAGACGGTTACGCAGGCGGTTATTACCGTTCCGGCTTACTTCAACGACGCCCAGCGCCAAGCGACCAAAGACGCCGGCAAAATCGCGGGCCTCGAAGTGCTGCGGATCGTCAACGAGCCTACGGCTGCGGCACTGGCTTACGGTCTGGAAAAATCCGAAGATCAAACGATCCTCGTCTATGACCTCGGCGGCGGCACGTTCGACGTATCGATCCTTGAACTCGGCGACGGCTTCTTCGAAGTCAAAGCGACGAGCGGCGACAACCACCTCGGCGGCGACGACTTCGACCAAGTGATCATCGACTACCTGGTAGCCGAATTCAAAAAAGAGCAGGGCGTAGACCTGAGCAAAGACAAAGCGGCTGTGCAGCGTCTCAAAGACGCGGCAGAAAAAGCGAAGAAAGAACTGTCGGGCGTTATGACGACGACCATCTCGCTGCCGTTCATCACGATGGTAGACGGGGTTCCCCAGCATTTGGAGCTCAACTTGACCCGTGCCAAATTCGAAGAAATTTCCGCTACGCTCGTCGAGCGCACGCTCGCTCCGACGCGCCAGGCGCTGAAAGACTCCGGCCTGTCGTCGAACGAAATCGACAAGATCGTGCTCGTCGGCGGTTCCACGCGGATTCCTGCCGTACAGGAAGCGATCAAAAAGCTGACCGGCAAAGATCCGCACAAAGGCGTTAACCCGGACGAAGTCGTCGCTCTCGGCGCTGCCGTGCAAGCGGGCGTCCTGACGGGCGAAGTCAAAGACGTGGTTCTGCTGGACGTTACGCCTCTGTCCCTCGGGATCGAGACGGCGGGCGGCGTATTCACCAAAATGATCGACCGCAACACGACGATTCCGACCAGCAAATCGCAGGTCTACTCGACGTATGCCGACAACCAGCCGAGCGTTGAGATCCACGTTCTGCAGGGCGAGCGCGAAATGGCGGCCGGCAACAAAACGCTGGGACGCTTCACGCTGGGCGATATCCCGCTGGCGCCTCGCGGCGTGCCGCAAATCGAAGTCACGTTCGATATCGACGCCAACGGCATCGTGAACGTGTCGGCGACCGACAAAGGCACGAACAAGAGCCAGAAGATCACCATCACGTCGTCGAGCGGTCTGAGCGACGCCGAAGTCGAGCAGATGATGAAGGACGCCGAACTGCACGCGGAAGAAGACAAGAAGCGCAAAGAACTGGTCGAAACGAAAAACAACGCCGATCAGCTGCTGTACCAAGTCGACAAAACGATCAAGGACCTCGGCGACAAAGTCGATGCGGCCGAGATCGAAAAAGCGAACGCGGCCAAAGAGAAAGTCCAAAAAGCGCTGGAAGGCGACAACGTGGACGAGATCAAATCCGCAACCGAAGAGCTGACGGAAATCGTCCAACAGCTGTCCGTGAAGCTGTACGAGCAGGCCAATGCCGAAGGCGCCCAAGCGGGCGGCGAACCGGAAGGCGGCGCTTCTTCGCAAAATCGCGATAACGTGGTCGATGCCGATTACGAAGTCGTCGACGAAGACAAAAAAGACTAA
- the grpE gene encoding nucleotide exchange factor GrpE, whose product MKKEQPLHPEHEVEIMEDHQDAQTAENDTEEFKAQAAGEPAAASADELQERVQALTAQSEEYMQRLARSQADFDNFRKRTIREKEELGKYASSKLISELLPVIDNFGRALETSPEGEGSESFVKGVQMIHRQFENVLLAEGLTAMETIGQPFNPEFHQAVMTVESDEYEEGIVVEELQKGYLLKDKVLRPAMVKVSG is encoded by the coding sequence TTGAAGAAAGAACAACCGCTGCACCCGGAACACGAAGTCGAAATCATGGAAGATCACCAGGATGCACAGACAGCCGAGAACGATACGGAAGAGTTCAAGGCGCAGGCCGCAGGCGAACCGGCTGCCGCAAGCGCAGACGAACTGCAGGAGCGCGTTCAGGCCCTGACAGCGCAGTCCGAAGAATATATGCAGCGCCTGGCCCGTTCGCAGGCCGATTTCGATAACTTCCGCAAGCGCACGATCCGCGAAAAAGAAGAACTCGGCAAATACGCTTCGTCGAAGCTGATCTCCGAACTTCTGCCGGTCATCGACAACTTCGGCCGCGCGCTGGAGACGAGTCCGGAAGGCGAAGGCTCCGAGTCGTTCGTCAAGGGCGTGCAGATGATCCACCGCCAATTCGAAAACGTCCTGCTGGCCGAAGGATTGACCGCGATGGAGACGATCGGGCAGCCGTTTAACCCGGAATTCCATCAAGCCGTCATGACGGTCGAGAGCGACGAATACGAAGAAGGCATCGTGGTCGAAGAACTGCAAAAAGGCTATCTGCTCAAAGACAAAGTGCTTCGTCCCGCCATGGTGAAAGTCAGCGGCTGA
- the hrcA gene encoding heat-inducible transcriptional repressor HrcA: protein MLSERQSMILNAIVDDYIRSAEPVGSRSISKRGDVAFSPATIRNEMADLEELGFLEQPHTSAGRIPSNKGYRYYVDHLAPLQPLRAEDLKLFKQLAAEKLSAVEEVVQHAGTILASMTNYTSILLGPEMFNTSLRHFQLLPLNETTAVAIIVTSTGEVENRTVSIPPGLSASDMERTANLLNAKLAGVPMHKLKARLYSEIGQEIQRHAEHYEELMKLLDDSFASGKDQKVFLSGTTNMLIQPEFRDIGKLKTVLDLLEETPTLTRLLNSERKGIQVRIGSENVHQAFINCSLITATYSLDGEAFGTIGILGPTRMEYAKVIGTLDLLSRAMSRALGGRYGA from the coding sequence GTGTTAAGCGAACGTCAGAGCATGATTTTGAACGCCATCGTGGACGACTACATTCGCTCGGCCGAACCGGTCGGGTCCCGCAGCATCTCCAAGCGGGGCGATGTGGCGTTCAGTCCGGCGACCATACGCAACGAAATGGCCGATCTGGAAGAGTTGGGTTTTCTGGAGCAGCCGCATACGTCGGCGGGGCGTATTCCTTCCAATAAAGGATATCGTTATTACGTCGATCACCTGGCTCCGCTGCAGCCGCTTCGGGCCGAAGACCTGAAGCTGTTCAAGCAGTTGGCCGCGGAGAAGCTGAGCGCCGTGGAAGAAGTCGTCCAGCATGCCGGAACCATTCTGGCTTCGATGACCAATTACACGTCGATTTTGCTCGGACCGGAAATGTTCAATACTTCGCTGCGCCACTTCCAGCTGCTGCCGCTCAACGAGACGACAGCGGTCGCGATCATCGTGACGAGCACCGGCGAAGTCGAGAACCGGACCGTGTCCATCCCGCCGGGTCTGTCGGCTTCCGATATGGAACGCACGGCGAACCTGCTCAACGCCAAGCTTGCCGGCGTGCCGATGCACAAGTTGAAGGCGCGCCTGTACTCGGAGATCGGGCAGGAGATCCAGCGCCATGCCGAACACTACGAGGAACTGATGAAGCTGCTCGACGATTCGTTCGCGAGCGGCAAAGACCAGAAAGTGTTCCTCAGCGGAACGACCAACATGCTGATCCAGCCCGAATTCCGGGACATCGGCAAGCTCAAGACCGTGCTCGACCTGCTGGAAGAGACGCCGACGCTCACGCGTCTGCTGAATTCCGAGCGGAAAGGCATCCAGGTGCGGATCGGCAGCGAGAACGTCCATCAGGCGTTTATTAACTGCAGCCTGATCACGGCCACGTATTCGCTCGACGGCGAAGCGTTCGGCACCATCGGCATTCTCGGTCCGACCCGGATGGAATACGCCAAAGTCATCGGAACGCTCGACCTGCTGTCGCGGGCGATGAGCCGTGCGCTTGGAGGCAGGTACGGAGCGTAA
- a CDS encoding N-acetyltransferase: MPAVTVTCRQANTEDVEPLYLMIEEYARKGIMLPRSREVLRRQIDNFVVAEEDGRVIGCGSLCLLGPDLVEIRSLGIMDGNKGKGIGSKLVDRLIELAIEQQIPKIIALTYEVSFFVKNGFTVVPMDVFPEKVWTDCIHCAKRDRCDEIAVLKIIG; encoded by the coding sequence ATGCCTGCCGTTACCGTGACATGCAGACAAGCGAATACAGAAGATGTTGAACCGCTGTATCTCATGATCGAAGAATACGCGCGCAAGGGGATCATGCTTCCGCGCTCCAGAGAAGTGCTGCGGCGCCAGATCGACAATTTCGTCGTGGCGGAAGAAGACGGCAGAGTCATCGGGTGCGGTTCGCTCTGCCTGCTGGGCCCGGATCTCGTGGAGATCCGCTCGCTCGGCATTATGGACGGGAACAAAGGCAAAGGCATCGGGTCGAAGCTCGTCGATCGCCTGATCGAGCTTGCGATCGAGCAGCAAATTCCGAAGATCATCGCGCTGACGTACGAAGTTTCTTTTTTCGTGAAAAACGGCTTTACCGTCGTGCCGATGGACGTGTTTCCCGAGAAGGTATGGACCGACTGTATCCACTGCGCGAAGCGCGACCGCTGCGACGAAATCGCGGTGCTCAAAATCATCGGCTGA
- the hemW gene encoding radical SAM family heme chaperone HemW yields MTTEIDRNRAAAAPEAVYIHIPFCTNKCFYCDFNSYVLKDQPVMDYLRALDREMEQTVALTPPGVIKTIFVGGGTPTVLKPDEMAFFLASVRKHFPNWADNIEFSMEANPGTTDLDKMQVMKDGGVNRVSFGVQAFQNSLLGEIGRIHNTDDVYRSLENAHKSGLHNLSIDLMFGLPNQTVAMLDESITRALELDLPHYSIYSLKVEENTLFHTLFNKNKLPLPNEDDELAMYKLLMDRMRGAGYKQYEISNFAKPGKESLHNITYWKNEDYYGFGAGAHGYVGRKRHINIKGVNPYNEAAGRGLPRLEEFEVPREEAMEDFMMVGLRMLDGMESARFRDQFGVPVEEIFAAPLKKMTDLGLIERRTDLEGYRLSEKGILFGNDVFGEFIGYLTVGA; encoded by the coding sequence ATGACTACAGAAATCGACCGGAACCGTGCCGCAGCAGCGCCGGAAGCCGTCTATATCCATATTCCGTTTTGCACCAACAAATGCTTCTATTGCGATTTCAACTCTTATGTCCTCAAAGACCAGCCGGTGATGGATTATTTGCGCGCGCTGGACCGGGAAATGGAGCAGACCGTCGCGCTTACGCCGCCGGGCGTGATCAAGACCATTTTCGTCGGAGGCGGTACGCCTACGGTATTGAAGCCCGACGAGATGGCCTTTTTCCTGGCGTCGGTCCGCAAGCATTTTCCGAATTGGGCCGACAATATCGAATTTTCGATGGAAGCCAATCCCGGCACGACCGATCTCGACAAGATGCAAGTCATGAAAGACGGCGGCGTGAACCGTGTCAGCTTCGGCGTGCAGGCGTTCCAGAACAGTCTGCTCGGCGAAATCGGACGGATTCACAACACAGACGACGTGTACCGCTCGCTGGAGAACGCGCACAAAAGCGGCCTGCACAATCTGTCGATCGACCTTATGTTCGGGCTGCCGAACCAGACGGTTGCGATGTTGGACGAGAGTATCACGCGCGCGCTTGAACTCGACCTGCCGCATTATTCGATCTACAGCCTCAAAGTCGAAGAAAACACGCTGTTCCATACGCTGTTCAACAAAAACAAGCTGCCGCTGCCGAACGAAGACGACGAGCTGGCGATGTACAAGCTGCTGATGGACCGGATGCGGGGCGCAGGTTACAAGCAGTACGAGATCAGCAATTTCGCCAAGCCGGGCAAAGAAAGCCTGCACAATATCACGTATTGGAAAAACGAAGATTATTACGGCTTCGGCGCGGGCGCGCACGGCTACGTCGGACGCAAGCGCCATATCAACATCAAAGGCGTCAATCCGTACAACGAAGCCGCGGGCCGCGGACTGCCGAGACTCGAAGAGTTCGAAGTGCCGCGCGAAGAAGCGATGGAAGACTTCATGATGGTCGGGCTGCGCATGCTGGACGGCATGGAAAGCGCACGCTTCCGCGACCAGTTCGGCGTGCCGGTGGAAGAGATCTTCGCGGCTCCGCTCAAAAAGATGACGGATCTCGGACTGATCGAGCGCCGCACGGATCTCGAAGGCTACCGACTGAGCGAAAAAGGCATCCTGTTCGGTAACGACGTGTTCGGCGAATTTATCGGGTATTTGACGGTAGGCGCGTAA
- the lepA gene encoding translation elongation factor 4 gives MTDIAARQKKIRNFSIIAHIDHGKSTLADRILEYTGALTSREMQEQVLDQMELERERGITIKLQAVRLTYKADDGEEYLLNLIDTPGHVDFTYEVSRSLAACEGALLVVDAAQGIEAQTLANVYLALDNNLEILPVINKIDLPSADPERVKQEVEDVIGLDASDAVLASAKAGIGIKEILEQVVAKVPAPTGDPDEPLKALIFDSHYDPYKGVIVYIRVLDGKIRSGSKIKMMASGKTFEVIEVGAFMPRMTMVDELNVGDVGFVVAGMKSVGDTQVGDTITDAKNPTAEPMPGYRKINPMVFCGLYPIESSDYNDLREALEKLQLNDASLTFEPETSSALGFGFRCGFLGLLHMDVIQERIEREFDIALITTAPSVVYKIGMTDGSIMQIDNPSHYPEVGRIDYVEEPYVKAAVIVPNDYVGTVMELCQNKRGEFVNMEYLDTTRVTLTYQIPLSEIVYDFFDQLKSGTKGYASFDYEISGYRKSNLVKMDILLNGEQVDALSFIVHRDRGYQRGRIICAKLRELIPRQMFEVPIQASIGTKVVARETVKAMRKNVLAKCYGGDISRKRKLLEKQKEGKKRMKQVGNVEVPQEAFMAVLKLDE, from the coding sequence ATGACTGACATTGCAGCAAGACAGAAGAAGATAAGGAACTTTTCCATTATCGCGCATATCGACCACGGCAAGTCTACGCTTGCCGACCGGATTCTTGAATATACCGGCGCTTTGACTTCCCGCGAGATGCAGGAGCAGGTGCTCGATCAGATGGAACTCGAACGCGAACGCGGCATCACGATCAAACTTCAAGCCGTACGCCTGACCTACAAAGCCGATGACGGCGAAGAGTATTTGCTCAACCTGATCGATACGCCGGGACACGTCGACTTCACTTATGAAGTCTCGCGTTCCCTGGCCGCCTGCGAAGGCGCGCTGCTGGTCGTCGACGCCGCTCAGGGCATCGAAGCGCAGACGCTGGCCAACGTGTACCTGGCGCTCGACAACAATCTGGAGATTCTGCCGGTTATCAACAAGATCGACCTGCCGAGCGCCGATCCCGAACGGGTGAAGCAGGAAGTCGAAGACGTGATCGGCCTTGACGCGAGCGACGCCGTTTTGGCTTCCGCCAAAGCGGGCATCGGCATCAAGGAGATTTTAGAACAGGTCGTTGCCAAAGTGCCGGCGCCTACGGGCGATCCCGACGAGCCGCTCAAAGCGCTGATCTTCGACTCGCACTACGATCCGTACAAAGGCGTTATCGTCTACATCCGGGTACTGGACGGCAAGATCAGGTCCGGTTCCAAGATCAAGATGATGGCTTCGGGCAAAACGTTCGAAGTTATCGAAGTCGGCGCTTTCATGCCGCGCATGACGATGGTGGACGAATTGAACGTCGGCGACGTAGGCTTCGTGGTCGCGGGCATGAAATCCGTCGGCGACACGCAGGTCGGCGACACGATTACCGACGCGAAGAATCCGACGGCCGAACCGATGCCGGGCTACCGGAAGATCAATCCGATGGTGTTCTGCGGCCTGTACCCGATCGAATCGTCGGATTACAACGATCTGCGCGAAGCGCTCGAAAAGCTTCAGCTCAACGACGCTTCGCTGACCTTCGAGCCGGAAACGTCCAGCGCGCTCGGCTTCGGGTTCCGCTGCGGATTCCTCGGCCTGCTGCATATGGACGTCATTCAAGAGCGGATCGAACGCGAATTCGATATCGCGCTGATCACGACCGCACCGAGCGTGGTGTACAAGATCGGCATGACCGACGGTTCGATCATGCAGATCGACAACCCGTCGCACTATCCGGAAGTCGGACGGATCGACTATGTCGAAGAACCTTACGTCAAGGCGGCCGTTATCGTCCCGAACGATTACGTCGGTACGGTCATGGAACTGTGCCAGAACAAGCGCGGCGAGTTCGTCAACATGGAATACCTCGATACGACGCGCGTTACGCTGACGTACCAGATTCCGCTGTCGGAAATCGTATACGATTTCTTCGACCAGCTGAAGTCCGGCACCAAAGGCTACGCTTCGTTCGATTACGAAATTTCGGGCTACCGCAAGTCGAATCTCGTCAAAATGGACATTTTGCTCAACGGCGAACAGGTCGATGCCCTGTCGTTCATCGTGCACCGGGACCGCGGCTACCAGCGCGGACGCATCATCTGCGCCAAGCTGCGCGAACTGATTCCGCGGCAGATGTTCGAAGTGCCGATCCAGGCTTCGATCGGAACGAAGGTCGTGGCGCGCGAGACGGTCAAAGCGATGCGCAAAAACGTCCTCGCCAAATGTTACGGCGGCGACATCTCGCGTAAGCGGAAGCTGCTTGAGAAGCAAAAAGAAGGCAAGAAGCGCATGAAGCAGGTCGGCAACGTCGAAGTGCCTCAGGAAGCGTTCATGGCTGTGCTGAAGCTGGACGAGTAG
- the rpsT gene encoding 30S ribosomal protein S20, producing MPNIKSAIKRVKTNEKRRALNASQKSALRSAVKTATTALESNDVETAQTAVKNASQKLDKAVTKGLIHKNAAARKKSRLAKKANALTAEKA from the coding sequence ATGCCTAATATCAAATCCGCCATCAAACGCGTGAAGACGAACGAGAAACGCCGTGCGCTTAACGCTTCGCAAAAATCCGCACTTCGCAGCGCAGTAAAAACCGCTACGACAGCACTGGAAAGCAACGATGTGGAAACTGCACAAACTGCAGTCAAGAACGCTTCGCAGAAGCTGGATAAAGCCGTAACCAAAGGCCTGATCCACAAAAACGCGGCAGCGCGCAAAAAATCCCGTCTCGCTAAAAAAGCGAACGCTCTGACAGCTGAAAAAGCCTAA